In the genome of Carassius auratus strain Wakin unplaced genomic scaffold, ASM336829v1 scaf_tig00027916, whole genome shotgun sequence, the window GCTTCTTCCTGGAATTTAACTCGCTCTTAAGCTACAACTACTCCAAACTCAAACGAGAGGGTCGCCTCGACCTGGAATTCCTCCCAAACTTCCTTTCTGTTGTGCCATAATGCTCTCACAGTTAACAAGTAAACGTGCAATTAAAGCATTATCTtacagtcatgaaaaaaaaaagattctaagaaaaatatttaaaaaagaacattagtaaGAATACAGCATAGAAAAAGACAGATCAGATAGATTAGACATGATGCTGAACACTTGATagccccttcacacacacacactcactcaagtTCTTCAAAACAGAGTCTATCAACCGGCACACTCCATCTTTTtaaagtacacacacatctcGCCACTATCAGAAGGGTCACTAGCGTTTGGAGAGCTCGTTTGATAACCAGTCCAGTCCTTCATAGAGTCCGGTGCCTTGTGTAGCACATGTTGCTTGAACGTACCACTGTAGAGGCAGACAACACACAATtaaaatgcagtcaatgtttaaGCAAGTGCATGCTAGAGTCAATCGAGTCAAGTGTGCGTGTACCGTTCTGCTGCGTAGGCTTTGCAGTCCAAGTTTGTCTGTGAGTTCACTGACGGCCATGGCGTTAGGCAGATCCTGTTTGTTTGCGAAAACCAGAAGCACGGCATCCCTCAGTTCATCTTCTTGCAACTGTATAAATGAAAAAAGGTTCAATAAATCAAGACAATTTACAGAGCTCAACAATAAGAATGGCAGGAAGAAAGCATGAGTTGCAGGCCACCCAatatacattaaatgtttttctaGACATTTCCAGAATTTCTCAGTTAGTTTTATTCCAAtgcaattaacattaactaacgcATTTGGGACGCTAGTCACGACCAGAACACAACATGGGTGTAAAAATGTCAAACACAAGTGTCATGTCTTTTTTCCACCAAGTAcatgaatgcaaatgtaaatacaaatgcaaagataatcgggctgattttgggccgatttccctccaaaaaaaatattttggtgtgtACAGGTTCTTGAGCATTATACAGATTTTATGTAATATCTAAAAATTAAACTGAATGCTTTAGACAGAGCAGTTCTTTACCATTTTAGAAAGCTCCTCTGCAGATTCGgccactctctctctgtcattgCTGTCCACCACAAAGATCAGACCCTGAGGacaaaggaataaaaaaatataattaagatGCTTCAAATTAATAATATTCACAAAAGCACTTGATTACAAAGATTACATTGCATCTCAACTAATATCTCTCTAAAGAGAGATTTCACACCATGATTTTCAAAGGGCATGGTCCCTGTAACTGGTCTTTTATAAATTGTTGTATGAATAAATGCTTTCAGAAACAGCTAAGAGGCACTTACCTGTGTGTAAAGATCTTACCTGTGTGTTCTGAAAATAGTGTCTCCAGAGAGGACGAATCTTGTCCTGACCGCCAACATCCCACACAGTGAAGCAGATGTTCTTGTATTCAACAGTCTCTACATTAAAACCTGTCcacatgcagcaaaaaaaaaaaaaaacatgcataataatATCAAGTATTTTTTTTGGCTACAATgagatttgtgatatcacaaatatatcAGCCAGAGTGGTTCACTGGTTGATATTTGGCTGTTCAATTATCACCATCAGATTATGACTGTGTCTAATTGACACTTTGGTCCCTCATTTACTATAGTTCACCAAGAAACAAAGTGAAAGTGCACCTGAAACAGTTTTACCATATTATCTAATGCAGCATAGAGCAACAGTTTTTTTAAAGGCGGGGCTTAGTGACAGGTATATTAACAGCACTTATGTCAGCTCCAATACCTACTGTAACACTTGTCAATGGATAAAATACACTGTATTTTCAAATATTCtgatacattttgaataaaaaaataagtttatttaatgtcaagaatttcattttattatatatgctGTCAATAATTGATCAATGCTAGAAAAAGTTGCTGATGGATCACGTGACACAGAAAATtcaacatatattcaaatagaaaagttattttattaaaagttattttttaatagtaatatttcacattaatacagttttggatcaaataaatgcacccttggttagcagaagacacttctttcaaaaacattttaaaaaatcttaattattccaaacttttgtctaccagttatgtttttttataaataataaatcacacaaaTGTTACTTCTAATCATCATCAAGTGCAATTTCTCCGCAATTAAGCTATAAATATGGTGGCAGTGACAGAGATATTGGTCATCAAAATGATTGTAATCTTAAAACATATTGACATTAGTCACAAATTAAGTTCTTATAAAATAATCAAGGAACAATGACAGCAATAATGGAGTAATCTCACCTATAGTAGGGATAGTGGTCACAATCTCTCCCAGCTTCAGCTTGTAAAGTATTGTGGTTTTACCAGCAGCGTCCAAAcccactgaaaaataaaacacggAAGAAAAAAAGCTTTAGCTGTCAGATTCATTACAGGGTTGTGATTTATCTCTGATTTCATACAGTTATTCATACAAGCTCTATCTGAAGCTAGCAAGCTAACAATAGCCATTGCCCAAGAAATATCACATTAATTGTTGAATTTCAATCCGTAAGTTAATAACAATCAACAATTTTCAAGTCATTTAATCTTACACTCAAATATTAACGTTACCCCTTTTGGCTCAAAACTGAATATTCATCACAGAAACACATCAGAAAGACTGTGCTTGAAACACTCACCCATCAGTATTCTCATCTGTTTCTTGCCGAAAAGTCTCCCAAAGAGCGACGAGATGGTCAGACCCATGGTGATTTAAGAGAAAAACTAAAGCCTAACAACGAGAGAAACGGTCAAGAAAATGTGAgaatgttttaatgaatattcTGTCTCTTTGTGCTGGGTGTCTCGCGGTCGCTTGACGCGTTGCCACGTAAGAACAGAGGAGCCACCGTGGAAGTCTTGGCGTCACTTCCTGCTGCACTCGCACTCAGGGCAgtgatgtcataattattcataaCTTCAGATATTTTCTAAAACGCCCACGTGTTTTTTTGATCATGGGCAACTAAATTGGTTctattcttagtttttttttaaatataatcccAGTGTTCACGCCGAAATCTGAGTGCACTGGACATTTTTTGTtatcttattttatgtaaaaaaaataaataaataataataataataataatccatgaaATAATAAAttccttccttcattcattcattaaattaattaaaatcgttagtactgttgttgttattgacacccaactctacttctcattccagcctgatgacccgatggtagctgctcgcatttcagcctgtctgagtgacatttctagctggatgaatgaccatcaccttcagcttaaccttacaaagactgaactactggtgattccagctaaccaattgattcatcacaacttctctatacagctaggctcgtcaaccataactccttcgaggacagccagaaacctaggagttgtgatggatcatcaattaagcttcactgaccacattgctacaacgacccggtcctgcaggtttgccttatacaacattaggaagattagacccttcctgtcagagcaagcaacccaacttcttgtccaagctcttgttctctctagactggactattgtaatgctctcttggcgggccttcctgcatgtactgtcaagcccctgcaaatgatccagaatgcagcagcgagggttgtcttcaatgagccaaaaaagctcatgttactcctctcctcatcaggttacactggctaccagtagctgctcgcatcaaattcaaggtactgatgcttgcctacaagacgaccactggcacggcaccaacttacctaaactcactggttaaatcctatgtgccctcaagaagtttgcgttctgcaagtgaacaacgccttgtggtgccatcccaaagaaattcaaaatcactctcacggaccttttcctggactgtgcccagctggtggaatgacctcccaatctcaattcgtacagctgagtctttactcattttcaagaaacatctaaaaactcatctttttcgcctgcacctaacctactaacaccagtacttttccttttcttgtctcttttttcatttaaaaaaaaaaaaaaaaaaaaaaaaaaaaattatatatacctggctatgcgttctatactagactaactgagacttgtcatggcacttgtattctgttgttgttctcttgttgacctgactgcttctattgttctcatttgtaagtcgctttggataaaagcgtctgctaaatgattaaatgtaaatgtaatgtaaatgtttcaatgattaatGTTGGTCTTCATTTTCCAACAATTATGTTGTCAACAattaagttttaaatgtttttaaattattgtcgtatttttatattatttttatatacgaTTATAtcgtatatttatattatatgcttTTTGTAgacattacaaaaagaatgtctcggttttattttctcagtttaataataatattttttatagtatttgcACTGGACAGCAATGATTTCAGTCAAACTGTTGCAAGAGCCTTTTTGACCAGTAGGGGTCATTGCATTCTTGCAGTTGGGTCCGAATATTTCCAAGACAtcaacacatatacacacacacacacacacacagagagagagagagagagagacagacacacacacacacactcacctgtaAAGCTTGTAAGCTTGTAAAGTATTGTGGTTTTACCTGCAGCATCCAAAcccactgaaaaataaaacacggaagaaaaaaaagctttagctGTCAGATTCATTACAGggttgtgatttatttctgattTGATACAGTTAATCATACAAGCTCTATCTGAAGCTAGCAAGCTAACAATAGCCACTGCCCAAGAAATATCACATTAATTGGctttgtgtgtacacacacagcactgcacagacagacacacacacacgtttgtttttgtgaaaagtggggacatccaataggcgtaatggtttttatactgtacaaactgtatattctatcgcccttcaccaaccctacacctaaccctaaccatcacagaaaactttttttttactttctctctcaaaaaaaaaaaacctcattctgtatgatttatgataaagcattttgaaaaatggggacatgggctatgtcctcataagtcaccctctccttgtaatatgtgtcatacccatgtcattataaagagttgtgtcctgatatgtcccAAAAACgagcacacacagacagacacacacacacaaacacagacagacagacagacagacagacagacagacagacagacagatagacagatagacagatagacagatagacagatagacagatagatagatagatagatagatagatagatagatcttttATGTTGTATCTCCATGGTGTCACACACCACACAGCACGAATGCAAGGCTATGAAAGACATGAGAGGAGCGCAGGTGAGACGACAGACGTCACGTGACCAGAGGTTCAGCGTCCAGGTGAGACAGCTGCTGTAGCTACACGACAGTTGAACAAACAACAACGAGCTGGCATGTAGTTCACGGCATAAATATTTTCATCATGAATTCAAGCGGTGGATTATCAGATGATGAAGAAAAGGTAATTAATCACTTCACAATTAATTATTTTCCTGAAGTCAAGGcgaatatattttaatgtgggAAAAGAGCTTAATTGCCACTGCACTGCAGAGACTGACGATCgtcattttgattattattaatagcctATATATTAAACCTATTAATGTTCTTCATTTTCGCCTTGGTTGCACAGATTACTGTTTTGTCTTGGATCTACGTCTCGACTTTGAGTTT includes:
- the LOC113079395 gene encoding ADP-ribosylation factor 4-like, with amino-acid sequence MGLTISSLFGRLFGKKQMRILMVGLDAAGKTTILYKLKLGEIVTTIPTIGFNVETVEYKNICFTVWDVGGQDKIRPLWRHYFQNTQGLIFVVDSNDRERVAESAEELSKMLQEDELRDAVLLVFANKQDLPNAMAVSELTDKLGLQSLRSRTWYVQATCATQGTGLYEGLDWLSNELSKR